One stretch of Deltaproteobacteria bacterium DNA includes these proteins:
- a CDS encoding DNA-binding response regulator: MTDRGTILVFDDEASIRKSLEGVLGDEGYSCALAVDGADALWKLAS, encoded by the coding sequence ATGACGGATCGCGGAACGATCCTGGTCTTCGACGACGAAGCCAGCATCCGGAAATCGCTCGAGGGGGTTCTGGGCGACGAGGGGTATTCGTGCGCTCTCGCGGTCGATGGGGCGGACGCGCTGTGGAAGCTCGCGTCC